The window AATGTAGCTTCTAAAGAGTATAGTAAAGTACTTCGTTAGTGAGATGTTTGAATTTTCCCTTGCATTGTGTATTAAGGTGAAACCGCAGAGAGTGCTCAGCTCCTTAGTGAAACATTTGGTCTTAACACTCTATTGTAGAGTTTTAAGCTAAGTGATCTAAAGTGGGTCTGTTGAAGAATTCCAGCAAAAACATTGTTAGAAATGGACTCAGGTATGTGTTGATATTGTCTTTGTATGGGGATCGATTTTTCTTTCATCTGGCATGTATCTAAACCATATCTGGCATGTATCTAAACCATATACCATGAGATTttattaaatcctaaaccattcTGTAACACCCTAGTCCCTAAATACCAAGCCAAATCATCTATAAGATGAGAACAGAGAGATAGATGCACAATGAAGATACAAATACAGAGGAGTTCCAATGAATAAAATAGTGTGAAAACAGAGATAGTCGGGAAGGTCTTTTTATGGCTTGAAAAGTTGATGAACTTTAACACAAAAGAGTGGAATCAATACCATATGTCTGGGAAGAATATGATTCATCTGGGATGTACGTTACCAGAACTTTCAATGTAGGTGGGGGTCTGCCACTGGTCCTTTGGTGATTCATCGCCATTTGCTTGATCCTTGAAACAACCATTATTACTTAGAGTAATAACTTTTGTGTTACCTTTGACATCGTCATTCCTTGGGACTGCAACTTTGTTCTCTTCAGGTTCAAACACAAAACTGAAACCGGATTTCAAAACTTCAAACCTAGGACTAGCTTCCCCACCAGTATCAGCTGTCACACTAAACTCTATGGATGCCTTGGTCGAAGCACATTGAGGTGGACCTTGGCCTTTAACAGGTTTAACGAAGTCCGAGCAGTTAGTGTAGCCAATAATGACGTGCTCTGACTCAACCGGGTCTACTTCGTCGTAATGCTCAATCAAACTCCCAATCTTCCAAGTAATGCTGGTGGAAGAGCCCTCTCCAGTGTTTTGCTCACAAGAGAATTTAACTGTCAAGTTGGCATGATTTTGAGAATTCTGGAATGAGACAACAACACATAGGGCCATCCCAGAAAGCTTGTTGTGATTCCAGTGAGGAGGTAATTCGAACTCCACCATAGATCCAATTGCATTATAACAAAACCATGAAGGCATTTCACATCCAGGAAAGCTAGTTGAGAAAAAAATCTCAGGAACACAACTCTGCAAAGTTACACAAAAGGGGAACATCATTAACCTCGGTTCCAACAAAGTTATACAACAGGAAAATCTcaagggagaggaagagagatacCTTATCGCATAGTTTAAGTGCACTTGATAGCAACTGACACTTCATTTCAGCATATGCTACAATTTTCTCCTTTGCATCTTGTTCCAATTCATTGCAGTAAGTGAAAATGAACGTGGAGTTAATAGTAGAACATACCAGTGGTTTTGCAAGTGTTTTCAGTAAGCTACAGCCACGTACATCTAAACACTGAAGATTTGGTGGAAGCTGAGGAACATGTGTAAGAGTCTTACAATACTTCAAATCAAGCCACTGAAGCTGAGAAAATTTCTTGATTAGATCCGGAAGGCAGCTGATCTTTTTATTCATGCTTAAACACAAATGCCGCACTGAGACTATTTCTGGTATCTCTTCTAAGGATGTCtcatccaaaaccaaaatctctaaACGGCTTAAGTTCTCCCCACTTTTAGGAAATTCTTCGAGCTTTATACAACCAAAAAGTATAAGTTCTTCAAGAGCTTTCAGCTCACCAAGACTTTCAGGGAGCCTTTTCAGCTTCTTGCAGCCTTTCATGTTCAACAAAACAAGTCTTTGAAGGATCCGAATCTCACAAGGAAGTTCCTTAATTTCAGTGCCATCCAAGTATAGAGCTTCTAGCTTATCTGAAATGACCtgaaatgtttttaattttgagcAGTCACTGAGGATAAGTGTTTTCAAAGAGATCAATTTAATCTTTGAAAGAGACTCTAGACTTGTGCATCTTCTCAGGTTCAAAGAAACAAGACACTTCATGTTTTCCATATCCACATGCAACGCTTTCAATGCCGTGCAACCTTCAAGATTTAATTCTTGAAGATTTCGAGCCTTTCCTAACCCCGCCAAAGTGTTCAACTTCTTTGAGTAATTCAAATTGATCCATTTTAGTTTTGATGCATCCTGGGAAAATGAAAAGAACATAAAAGGATCAATTTATTATACAAAGAGTCAGACAACACCCCTAGAAACTATATATCCAAGTAGATTTAGACATACTCAACTGCATGCATTGGAGTATATAGGGaccaagaaaagagagagagcaactAGTGTATTGTTACACACCTTGTTATCTTCCCAAACTCGTTCAATCTCGCTATAAGGAAGCTTAAGGTCAACCAAATGATCCGGGGTTAAATCTTGTGGAACTTCTGTCAACGGGAATTTCAGCCAGTGGAGATACCGCATCTCATTCAGTGGTAGATGGAGTCCTTCGGGGAAGGTTAATTTAATGTCACTTTCACAATCTTGAGGACATTGAGTGCTGTAGATTTTGAGATATCGTAAATCTCTCATACTGGCAAAAGCATTCTTGTGGAAGCACATTTCTCTTGTAATATCAGACAGGTCAAGAAAGATAGATCTGACATTAGAAGCTCCCTGTTAATGagtgacaaacaaaaacaacaacacaaattaCAAACGAGTTACCTAAATTTAAAAGAAccttgaaagaaaaatataattttagacAACCTTAGGGGATGTATTCAAAACAGAATTTGgaaggattttggaggatttatgaTATTCtggattttaggagatttacAGTGAGTTTTTAAAGTAGTTTgatggatttattattattttctatttttgaaaaaaaatagtttgtgatttgatgagatttggtGAGACTTAAGTgggtttttaaaagattctcAAGTCCAAACGAGAGGGGTTCATATAGCATAACACAAAGAATACGTTGAACATATTCATATGTATAGAagttggtttttggtttttttggcaATTTGATCCGAACAGACACCACTGTAATTTGCATCATGAAgcctttaaatataataaaagcaAACGCGAATATATATAGTCTTATTTACCTTATTTTTTGTCAGCACATCAGTTATGGTGTCATGGTGCCACAACCTATGCCGCCCCTTTCTATCTGTAGCAGTAGCATCTCGACCAAGTTCCTTGGAGAGCATATACAATGTATCATGCATCTCTACTTTTCCAGCATAGATATTAATCATGAACTTGTTCACGAGGTCTTCTATTATATTACTAGAGCCATCTGAATCCAATAAACTCGCTACGTAACTCTCATCTAGCGACCTGAAGCAAGCTATGTCAAGAAgtgtatctttttctttttgactcaGTCCATCATAACTCCCTTCCCAGACCCTTTGAAGCATCTTGCTAATGCTTTGTCCAGGTGGACTTTTATGGTGTTGATTCAACAATGCATTTAGTTTTAAACCCCAGTGAGTCTCATCTTTTCCCAAAAGCTCCGCACCCAACATCTGGAGAGTAAGTGGATTTCCTTTGGTATAATGCACGAAATCTTTCGACAACTTGGGGAAATTTCCTCGCCCGGGGCCGGGAGCACCTCCTTCGTGATCATCAAATGCAAAATGGATAAAGTGTTTTAAGGCGTCTTTGTCGCTTAATGGAGGGACTTGGTAAGTATCATTGACCAAACTTTGTATCATCAATGACTTATCGCTTGTAGTAATGACAATCTTGCTTCCTTTCTTAATCCAGTCGCATTTGCCGAGAAGAGCATCAATTTGTTCCTTGTTAGTGACAttgtcaagaacaacaagaacttTGGTTTCGTGTAATTGGTCTCTGTAAGCTTCGGATTCAATGTTGGGATTCTCAACTTTCAATAAACCTTGCAAGAGTAACGTGAACAAGTAATCTAACCCGTATTCCTTTGAAGTTTCATGGATATCTAGGATTAACACGTGTGTCAGGAAGCGTTTATTCCACTTCTCATATAGCATCGTAGCGAGAGTAGTTTTACCTATACCGGGCATCCCAGCAACACCGATGGTACGAGTTGTTTCCGGCAAATGATCAAAACTTAACATTTCTTCTAGTTGCTTAAGTCGGTGTTTGATTCCGGGAAAACTTTCATGATTTTTCTGGAGTCTCTGGGGAGATACCTCAAGATATTCTGGATGATTAGGAGGACCCTCCGAACGTCTAATTAAGATCCCTTTAACGTTTTCGATAATTCGTTCGATGGCTTCGTCCTCATCGCTGCAAACATTTAATGGTAATTGAGATGAGGTGATTCTAGCTTAGTTTTTGACATCTCGAGTAATTAAAGGAGTTACCTTTTCTCATCCAACACGAAGCCAGTTGAGGTAGAAACATCTTCTAAGGCTTTCTTCCATTTTTCCTTTGTCTCCTCGTCCATATACTTCATCAGGTTCCTGAACTTATCGCCGAAGTCTCCCTTCAGTTCTTTGACAGTGACGGGCTGTACCTTGTAGAAGATTGGAATCACCACGAGCTTATTTTTTCCCCTTCTTTCGTTCATCTTCGCAAGCTCCTTCAAACACCATTTTGACTCCGTGTACCTTGGAGAGAATATGGCTAGCGCGATCCTCGACCCTTGGATTCTTTCGAGCAGTACATTCAACTGTTGGCCCATCTCTTCATCTGTGTCTATGAAGGCATTGATCTGGTTCCGTTTTAATCCCTTCACAAGATGGCTGACGAAGAAGAGGCGGAGTAGCTTGCCATGtcagattttctaattaacttaCATTCCCTCTGGCTTTACTGCTCTTGAAACTGGAAGACCAAACATTATTCTCTTCTACTCTGCTATCGATCTTAATTAGGAGACTTGAAATGATAAGTCAATACTTGTGTTATTCACCAATCTAGACtgtatactaaaaaaatattaaattaatttaaaaatagcataaaaacttaacatattatattatgaaattaaaaatcttcgataaaacatcctatattattaAATGGAACGACCGAACGAGTattatttacagaattttatatttaaatccCAGCCGGGTCGGTGGTCCATTCTACAAGAAAATATGATCTGGATTTGTTTACTGACGGGACACTCTCGTATATATGAGAAAGAAAGCTTAACTATAAGATAGAAAACATTTAAACCCAACCTTGATCGCGAACCAGACTATCTTATGGATCAGTTGGTCGGCTCGACCCTTGGAATCCGGAAAAGATATGTAAACATTTTGTTTACTAATAATGTGTACATACTAGGTAGGAATTTGACCCGCGTtatcttttttataatatactagattaggacccgtccgatgtgcgggtttagactttttgaaataaaattaaatttaataaagaatataaagtaaatatttttaataagtaaaaactatctataaaaataaatagatacactaaagtgtccaatgtgatatttggtgttAAAGGTGCGactctgcggttgagactattaatcacgttttttTGAATGCTCTtgctcgtgtgaagtttgagaTTTATCTTCGACTCCGGTCTCGTTATATGGTTTTCAATATGGgtcggtgtactcgaatttggattttgttttctagagcGATGCCTCTCAATAgggcaatctggaaggccataaataaatttttttttaaaggtttagagatcgagacgaatgatataattgtttaggctttgggcgataagttagcctgggaaaaggcg is drawn from Camelina sativa cultivar DH55 chromosome 8, Cs, whole genome shotgun sequence and contains these coding sequences:
- the LOC104706086 gene encoding disease resistance-like protein CSA1 encodes the protein MGQQLNVLLERIQGSRIALAIFSPRYTESKWCLKELAKMNERRGKNKLVVIPIFYKVQPVTVKELKGDFGDKFRNLMKYMDEETKEKWKKALEDVSTSTGFVLDEKSDEDEAIERIIENVKGILIRRSEGPPNHPEYLEVSPQRLQKNHESFPGIKHRLKQLEEMLSFDHLPETTRTIGVAGMPGIGKTTLATMLYEKWNKRFLTHVLILDIHETSKEYGLDYLFTLLLQGLLKVENPNIESEAYRDQLHETKVLVVLDNVTNKEQIDALLGKCDWIKKGSKIVITTSDKSLMIQSLVNDTYQVPPLSDKDALKHFIHFAFDDHEGGAPGPGRGNFPKLSKDFVHYTKGNPLTLQMLGAELLGKDETHWGLKLNALLNQHHKSPPGQSISKMLQRVWEGSYDGLSQKEKDTLLDIACFRSLDESYVASLLDSDGSSNIIEDLVNKFMINIYAGKVEMHDTLYMLSKELGRDATATDRKGRHRLWHHDTITDVLTKNKGASNVRSIFLDLSDITREMCFHKNAFASMRDLRYLKIYSTQCPQDCESDIKLTFPEGLHLPLNEMRYLHWLKFPLTEVPQDLTPDHLVDLKLPYSEIERVWEDNKDASKLKWINLNYSKKLNTLAGLGKARNLQELNLEGCTALKALHVDMENMKCLVSLNLRRCTSLESLSKIKLISLKTLILSDCSKLKTFQVISDKLEALYLDGTEIKELPCEIRILQRLVLLNMKGCKKLKRLPESLGELKALEELILFGCIKLEEFPKSGENLSRLEILVLDETSLEEIPEIVSVRHLCLSMNKKISCLPDLIKKFSQLQWLDLKYCKTLTHVPQLPPNLQCLDVRGCSLLKTLAKPLVCSTINSTFIFTYCNELEQDAKEKIVAYAEMKCQLLSSALKLCDKSCVPEIFFSTSFPGCEMPSWFCYNAIGSMVEFELPPHWNHNKLSGMALCVVVSFQNSQNHANLTVKFSCEQNTGEGSSTSITWKIGSLIEHYDEVDPVESEHVIIGYTNCSDFVKPVKGQGPPQCASTKASIEFSVTADTGGEASPRFEVLKSGFSFVFEPEENKVAVPRNDDVKGNTKVITLSNNGCFKDQANGDESPKDQWQTPTYIESSGNVHPR